One Setaria viridis chromosome 3, Setaria_viridis_v4.0, whole genome shotgun sequence DNA window includes the following coding sequences:
- the LOC117847413 gene encoding receptor-like cytoplasmic kinase 176 yields MGNCWGAKISSDSPSRSAFSPSGATSKFASRNGVALSSSSSHASSASMLPTPRSEDEILESANVKAFTFNELRTATRNFRPDSVLGEGGFGSVFKGWIDEKTLAPTRPGTGMVIAVKRLNQEGYQGHKEWLAEVNYLGTLSDPYLVKLVGYCLEDEQRLLVYEFMPRGSLENHLFRRSSHFQPLSWNLRMKIALGAAKGLAFLHSDKAKVIYRDFKTSNILLDANFNAKLSDFGLAKDGPTGDKSHVSTRVMGTHGYAAPEYLATGHLTTKSDVYSFGVVLLEMLSGRRALDKNRPNGEHNLVEWARPYLRSKRRIFRILDPRLGGQYSLARAQKAAALALQCLSVESRQRPSMDEVVTALEQLQDTKEGGHHHLQKRPSSRSLDSNGVKAAMKGKPAPSPKPV; encoded by the exons ATGGGGAACTGCTGGGGCGCCAAGATCAGCTCCGACAGCCCTTCGCGCAGCGCCTTCTCCCCATCAG GGGCAACTTCCAAGTTTGCTAGTAGGAATGGGGTAGCCCTGAGCAGCTCCAGCAGCCATGCGTCGTCAGCATCAATGCTTCCAACCCCACGTAGCGAGGATGAAATCCTGGAGTCGGCAAACGTCAAGGCCTTCACCTTCAACGAGCTCAGGACTGCCACCAGAAACTTCAGACCGGACAGTGTGCTCGGCGAGGGTGGGTTTGGGTCGGTCTTCAAGGGATGGATCGATGAGAAGACACTCGCCCCAACTAGGCCAGGCACAGGGATGGTCATTGCTGTCAAGAGGCTGAACCAGGAAGGTTACCAGGGTCACAAGGAATGGCTG GCTGAAGTGAATTACCTTGGAACGTTATCGGACCCGTATCTAGTAAAGCTCGTTGGCTACTGTCTAGAAGATGAACAGCGTCTCCTTGTCTATGAGTTCATGCCGCGTGGGAGTTTAGAAAATCATCTGTTCAGAA GGAGCTCCCATTTCCAGCCGCTGTCATGGAACCTACGAATGAAAATTGCCCTTGGAGCAGCTAAAGGTCTTGCCTTTCTCCACAGTGATAAGGCTAAAGTGATCTATCGTGATTTCAAGACCTCAAATATTCTTCTAGATGCG AACTTCAATGCAAAGCTCTCTGATTTCGGGCTGGCGAAGGATGGTCCAACTGGTGACAAGAGTCATGTCTCCACCAGAGTGATGGGGACTCATGGGTATGCAGCTCCGGAATACCTTGCGACAG GTCATCTGACAACCAAGAGTGACGTCTACAGCTTTGGAGTAGTACTCCTAGAAATGCTGTCAGGACGCCGCGCACTGGACAAGAATCGCCCAAACGGGGAGCACAACTTGGTGGAGTGGGCTAGGCCATACCTGAGAAGCAAGCGGCGCATATTTCGCATCCTGGACCCCCGTCTGGGCGGCCAGTATTCCCTTGCTAGGGCCCAGAAGGCTGCAGCACTGGCACTGCAATGCCTCTCAGTGGAGTCCAGGCAAAGGCCCAGCATGGATGAGGTGGTAACAGCGTTGGAACAGCTCCAGGACACCAAGGAGGGAGGGCACCATCACCTACAGAAGAGGCCAAGCAGTCGGAGCTTGGACAGCAATGGCGTGAAAGCGGCCATGAAGGGGAAGCCTGCCCCTTCTCCAAAACCAGTTTGA